The following proteins are co-located in the Cupriavidus pauculus genome:
- the yidD gene encoding membrane protein insertion efficiency factor YidD, whose protein sequence is MKRILLALLRIYKIALSPYLGSQCRFLPTCSDYARDAIVSHGPARGTWMAACRLCRCHPFAKGGYDPVPEPAASGTAAAPVPGRPSVTVRLPRP, encoded by the coding sequence ATGAAGCGAATCCTGCTAGCCCTGCTGCGTATCTACAAGATCGCCCTGAGTCCCTACCTGGGCTCGCAGTGCCGCTTCCTGCCGACCTGTTCCGACTACGCCCGCGACGCCATCGTCAGTCATGGCCCGGCGCGCGGCACGTGGATGGCCGCATGCAGACTCTGCCGTTGCCATCCTTTCGCAAAGGGCGGGTATGATCCCGTGCCCGAGCCCGCAGCAAGCGGAACGGCCGCCGCACCCGTGCCCGGCCGCCCGTCCGTCACGGTCCGGCTTCCCAGACCCTGA
- the dnaN gene encoding DNA polymerase III subunit beta, with protein MQLVKTSRDNLLRPLQIVSGIVERRHTLPILANLLIRKSGSNVSFLSTDIEIQITTHAECGVGSDDVATTVAARKLLDILRAMPDGDVALSLNDKRMTVQSGKSRFALQTLAAEEFPTVAEAAEFNASVSLPQKTFKHLLAMVHFAMAQQDIRYYLNGMLLVVDGKKVMAVATDGHRLAYCGVELENEAAGVGSRQEVIIPRKTILELQRLLEDNDDPVQVQLAANQIKFTFANVELISKLVEGKFPDFQRVIPKGYKNAFAIDRVQLQQALQRTAILTTDKFKGVRCILDTHVLKISSTNADQEEAQEELELDYSGDALDIGFNVTYLLDVLANLKSEQVQVSLGDSNSSALITVPEDDNFKYVVMPMRI; from the coding sequence ATGCAATTGGTCAAAACCTCGCGAGACAATCTGCTGCGTCCGCTGCAAATCGTGAGCGGCATCGTGGAGCGCCGCCACACCCTCCCGATCCTGGCCAACCTGCTGATTCGCAAGTCCGGCTCGAACGTGTCCTTCCTCTCGACCGACATCGAGATCCAGATCACCACCCATGCTGAATGCGGCGTCGGCAGCGACGACGTGGCCACCACCGTGGCCGCGCGCAAGCTGCTGGACATCCTGCGCGCGATGCCCGACGGCGACGTGGCGCTGTCGCTGAACGACAAGCGCATGACCGTGCAATCGGGCAAGAGCCGCTTCGCACTGCAGACGCTGGCCGCCGAGGAATTCCCGACCGTTGCCGAGGCCGCCGAGTTCAACGCGAGCGTGAGCCTGCCGCAGAAGACGTTCAAGCACCTGCTGGCGATGGTCCACTTTGCGATGGCGCAGCAGGACATCCGCTACTATCTGAACGGCATGCTGCTGGTGGTGGACGGCAAGAAGGTCATGGCCGTGGCAACCGACGGCCACCGCCTGGCCTACTGCGGCGTGGAACTGGAAAACGAGGCGGCCGGCGTCGGCTCGCGCCAGGAAGTGATCATCCCGCGCAAGACCATCCTGGAACTGCAGCGCCTGCTGGAGGACAACGATGATCCCGTGCAGGTGCAGCTTGCCGCGAACCAGATCAAGTTCACGTTCGCCAACGTGGAACTGATCAGCAAGCTCGTGGAAGGCAAGTTCCCGGACTTCCAGCGCGTGATCCCCAAGGGCTACAAGAATGCGTTCGCGATCGACCGCGTGCAGTTGCAGCAGGCGCTACAGCGGACGGCGATCCTGACCACGGACAAGTTCAAGGGGGTGCGCTGCATCCTCGACACCCATGTGCTGAAGATCAGCTCGACCAACGCCGACCAGGAAGAGGCGCAGGAAGAGCTGGAACTCGATTATTCGGGCGATGCGCTCGATATCGGCTTTAACGTGACCTACCTGCTCGACGTGCTTGCCAACCTGAAGAGCGAGCAGGTGCAGGTCAGCCTCGGCGACTCCAATTCGAGTGCGCTGATTACCGTGCCGGAAGACGACAACTTCAAGTACGTCGTGATGCCGATGCGCATTTGA
- the rpmH gene encoding 50S ribosomal protein L34 → MKRTYQPSVTRRKRTHGFRVRMKTRGGRAVINARRAKGRKRLAI, encoded by the coding sequence ATGAAACGTACCTACCAACCTTCCGTTACCCGCCGCAAGCGTACCCATGGTTTCCGCGTGCGCATGAAGACCCGCGGCGGCCGTGCCGTGATCAACGCACGTCGCGCCAAGGGCCGCAAGCGCCTGGCGATCTGA
- the dnaA gene encoding chromosomal replication initiator protein DnaA: MQDFWQAAAAQLERELTPQQFKTWIKPLAPVAFDEEAHALRIAAPNRFKLDWVKSQFSGRITALACEYWETQVSVHFVLDPAASGRAATYTQQAMQQGQDNGMAHAAMGAGATGYPGAPGAASAGMPGQGFGPGASQPAPSQAGGYPGYDSHASGGQSGYGVPGGQAPYPSHPSHHGAPGGMPHRGAAPTGHPLQGGAGAPMQDMGDIDVAQMDAAEASARSYRVPQQQPAAAGAQPNDTVHERSRLNPILTFDNFVTGKANQLARAAAIQVANNPGKSYNPLYLYGGVGLGKTHLIHAIGNFMLMENPRARIRYIHAEQYVSDVVKAYQRKAFDEFKRYYHSLDLLLIDDIQFFSGKNRTQEEFFYAFEALIANRAQVIITSDTYPKEITGIDDRLISRFDSGLTVAIEPPELEMRVAILMKKAAAENVSVPEEVAFFVAKHLRSNVRELEGALRKILAFSNFHGKDITIEVTREALKDLLTVQNRQISVENIQKTCADFYNIKVADMYSKKRPANIARPRQIAMYLAKELTQKSLPEIGELFGGRDHTTVLHAVRKIADERGKDAQLNHELHVLEQTLKG, from the coding sequence ATGCAAGATTTCTGGCAGGCAGCAGCCGCGCAACTCGAGCGCGAACTGACGCCCCAACAATTCAAAACCTGGATCAAGCCGTTGGCGCCCGTCGCCTTCGACGAGGAAGCGCATGCGCTGCGGATTGCCGCGCCCAACCGCTTCAAGCTCGACTGGGTCAAGAGCCAGTTCTCGGGCCGCATCACCGCGCTCGCTTGCGAATACTGGGAAACGCAGGTTAGCGTTCACTTCGTCCTGGATCCCGCCGCGTCGGGCCGTGCGGCCACCTATACGCAGCAGGCGATGCAGCAGGGGCAGGACAACGGCATGGCCCACGCTGCAATGGGTGCGGGCGCGACGGGCTATCCGGGCGCCCCGGGCGCGGCATCGGCCGGCATGCCAGGCCAGGGCTTCGGACCGGGCGCGTCGCAGCCGGCGCCGTCCCAGGCGGGCGGCTATCCCGGCTATGACAGCCATGCCAGTGGCGGCCAGTCTGGCTACGGCGTGCCCGGCGGGCAGGCGCCCTACCCCTCGCATCCATCGCACCACGGCGCACCGGGCGGCATGCCGCATCGCGGCGCCGCGCCCACCGGCCACCCGCTCCAGGGCGGCGCCGGCGCGCCGATGCAGGACATGGGCGACATCGACGTGGCCCAGATGGACGCCGCCGAGGCCAGCGCGCGCTCGTACCGCGTGCCGCAGCAGCAGCCCGCCGCGGCCGGCGCCCAGCCGAACGACACGGTGCACGAGCGCTCGCGCCTGAACCCGATCCTGACGTTCGACAACTTCGTGACCGGCAAGGCCAACCAGCTTGCCCGCGCCGCGGCCATCCAGGTGGCCAACAATCCCGGCAAGTCCTACAACCCGCTCTACCTCTACGGCGGCGTGGGCCTGGGCAAGACCCACCTGATCCACGCCATCGGCAATTTCATGCTGATGGAGAACCCGCGCGCGCGCATCCGCTACATCCACGCGGAGCAGTACGTGTCCGACGTGGTCAAGGCGTACCAGCGCAAGGCGTTCGACGAATTCAAGCGCTACTACCACTCGCTGGACCTGCTGCTGATCGACGACATCCAGTTCTTCTCCGGCAAGAACCGCACGCAGGAGGAGTTCTTCTACGCGTTCGAGGCGCTGATCGCCAACCGGGCGCAGGTGATCATCACCAGCGATACGTACCCGAAGGAAATCACCGGCATCGACGACCGGCTGATCTCGCGCTTCGATTCGGGCCTGACCGTGGCGATCGAGCCGCCCGAGCTGGAAATGCGCGTGGCTATCCTGATGAAGAAGGCCGCGGCCGAGAACGTGAGCGTGCCCGAGGAAGTTGCCTTCTTCGTGGCCAAGCACCTGCGCTCGAACGTCCGCGAGCTGGAAGGGGCGCTGCGCAAGATCCTGGCGTTCTCGAACTTCCACGGCAAGGACATCACGATCGAGGTCACGCGCGAGGCGCTGAAGGACCTGCTGACCGTGCAGAACCGACAGATCTCCGTGGAAAACATCCAGAAGACCTGCGCCGATTTCTACAACATCAAGGTGGCGGACATGTACTCGAAGAAGCGGCCCGCCAATATCGCGCGGCCGCGCCAGATCGCGATGTACCTGGCCAAGGAACTGACGCAGAAGAGCCTGCCCGAGATCGGCGAGCTGTTTGGCGGCCGGGACCACACCACGGTGCTGCACGCGGTGCGCAAGATTGCCGACGAACGCGGCAAGGACGCGCAGTTGAACCACGAACTGCACGTGCTGGAACAGACGCTCAAGGGCTGA
- the rnpA gene encoding ribonuclease P protein component yields the protein MSDHAFPKAARLTKTDEFSSVFALRPRRRSTHFVLYVRANGQPQARLGIVVGKKFAPRAAERNLVKRMVRELFRSRQAQFAGRDILLRLQAKFPRAEFASRAAIRRACQAELVGLLDVAARPLPPAPAVPPPGSPAAPA from the coding sequence GTGTCGGACCATGCCTTCCCCAAAGCCGCGAGGCTCACAAAGACGGATGAGTTTTCATCCGTTTTTGCTTTGCGGCCCCGCCGCCGCAGCACGCATTTCGTGCTGTACGTGCGGGCCAACGGCCAGCCGCAGGCCCGGCTGGGCATCGTGGTCGGCAAGAAGTTCGCACCGCGCGCCGCCGAGCGCAACCTCGTGAAGCGCATGGTGCGGGAACTGTTCCGGAGCCGGCAGGCCCAATTCGCGGGCCGGGACATCCTGCTGCGGCTGCAGGCGAAGTTTCCGCGTGCGGAATTCGCCAGCCGGGCGGCCATCCGGCGTGCCTGCCAGGCCGAACTCGTCGGCCTGCTCGACGTTGCCGCCAGGCCCCTGCCGCCCGCCCCGGCCGTGCCGCCCCCCGGCAGCCCGGCCGCGCCAGCCTGA